GCATGGGCATGCTGGTGGCCATTCTGGGGGGCTTCTGCCTGCCGGTCTGCGACTGCGCTTCCATTCCCGTTTTCCGGAGTCTGGTTCGCCGGGGGATTCCCCTCCCGGTGGCCGTCACCTTTATGACCGCTACCCCGGTGATCAATCCGGTGGTGATCGTGTCCACCTATTATGCTTTCAGTGGCAATACGGGGATCGTGGTCGGGCGGATTTTCTTTGGTATTGTAGCTGCTGTCCTGATCGGGCTGACCATGGGTTTCTGGCCGCCCAAGGGTTCTGTTTTGGCCGGGGGGGCTTTTGACAGGCTTTTATGCAGCTGCGGCTGTTACGATGATGCTGAGTCCATCACAACCTTCAAGGGGAAAGCCGGTCTGTTCCTCCGTCATTCCCAAGCGGAATTCTTCGGTGTCGGCAAATATTTAGTGATGGGAAGCTTTATCGCGGCCCTGTTTCAGGTCATGGGAACCGGGCTGTTTACCAAGGCCCAGGATGGGGCGGGATTGGCGGTTTCCATTTTAATTATGATGGTGATGGCCTTCGTGCTTTCCCTATGCTCCTCCTCCGACGCGATTATCGCCCGCAGTCTTGCCAATCAGTTCCCTATGGGCGCAATTATGGGCTTTCTGGTCTTTGGGCCGATGATGGATATAAAAAATGTCATGATGCTCTCTTCGGGATTTTCCAAACCTTTCATCGGCAGATTATTGCTGACGTCCTTGAGTATATGTTTTGTTTTAGTCTTTCTGTTTTTTAATTGGGGAGGGATGTAACATGCCGGCCAAGGCATTTAATCCTCAGATCTTTCTGGAGTTCTTATGCTATTGTGCTTTTGGAGGATTGATCTTTTATTTGGTAAGCAGTGAAAAGTATCTTACTTATGTCACACCCCGGCTGAAGCCCTATCTTTATTTTACGTCCATCGTCATGGGTGTGTGGGCTTTGACCGCCCTGGGCAGATTGTTTCGCCCCCAGCATAAACTACGCTCCGCCCACTGCTTTGTGTTGGTGATCCCCATCGTATTGCTGTTGCTTCCCCATGCTCCTGTCAGCGCGTCCAATCTTTCCGGCAATTATATCGGCGGCAGCGCTTTTTTCAACCGTTCCGGCCAAAGCGCTTTGGGTATGCTCCCCAAGCAAGCTGCAGTGAAGGATTCTGCAGAAGAGGGTACGGGTTCTCCTGGCGGCCTGTCTATTACTATAGAGGATGCTTCATCCCCGGAAGATAAGGTACAGGCTGAAATCATCCAGGAACCCCTTGGCGAGTTGCCGGTGGGTGCCTATTCCTCGGAGCTGCCTGGTTTGGATATGGGGAATAAAAAAATCACCGTGGCCCATGAAGACTTCAGCATGTGGATTACGGAAATGTACACCAATATGAAGCAATATCAAGGGTATACAGTGGTTATGACGGGATTTGTTTTCAAAGATCCTGAATTCCTTAAGGAAGATGAATTTGTGCCGGCCCGCCTGATGATGTCCTGCTGTGTTGGGGATTTAGCGCCTGCCGGGATACTCTGTAAATACGATCAGGCTGACCAGCTGCAGGCAGAGTCGTGGGTGACGGTTGAAGGAACCCTTACTCAGGGACAGTATGAGTATGATGGTGTCCTTTCTGATGAACCCCAGATTAGGGTAACGAAAATTACACCGGCAGAGGCTGTGGAGGGCTATATTTATCCTTATTAATCTCTAATTTTTCGACATTTGTTTTCCTTATTATGGATTAAATTTCGTTGTTATTTGCCTGTGAATCGATTAAAATCATCTTGAAAGGAATTTCAGGAGGAATTAATGTGGAAAAGAGGTTATTAAAGAAAATCGAGGCACTTCGCAAGAAATTAAATCGATATGCAACGACACACAGCTTAGTTGATGCAAGAGTTGTCGAGTTAAGCCAAGAGCTGGATCACCTTTTGAATCAATATCAGCGTTTGAATAAATACAGACAGCTGTCTTTTTGGTGATTTTATTCGTCTTTTATTGACATGTCCTGAATGTTAGCTTATAATAAGCTTCGTCACCAAATTTCATAGTCTTTTTGACAAGACGAACACGGAGAGGTGGCTGAGTGGTCGAAGGCGCTCGCCTGGAAAGCGAGTACATGGGCAACTGTGTCGAGGGTTCAAATCCCTCTCTCTCCGCCATAAAATGCAATTTAGCCAAGTTGGATTCGTTCGCATTCGACTTTGGCTTTTTATTTTGTTATAATTGATTTGGCCGTGCTAGACGGGGAGGTAG
This genomic stretch from Desulfitobacterium chlororespirans DSM 11544 harbors:
- a CDS encoding aspartyl-phosphate phosphatase Spo0E family protein, with translation MEKRLLKKIEALRKKLNRYATTHSLVDARVVELSQELDHLLNQYQRLNKYRQLSFW
- a CDS encoding TIGR03943 family putative permease subunit: MPAKAFNPQIFLEFLCYCAFGGLIFYLVSSEKYLTYVTPRLKPYLYFTSIVMGVWALTALGRLFRPQHKLRSAHCFVLVIPIVLLLLPHAPVSASNLSGNYIGGSAFFNRSGQSALGMLPKQAAVKDSAEEGTGSPGGLSITIEDASSPEDKVQAEIIQEPLGELPVGAYSSELPGLDMGNKKITVAHEDFSMWITEMYTNMKQYQGYTVVMTGFVFKDPEFLKEDEFVPARLMMSCCVGDLAPAGILCKYDQADQLQAESWVTVEGTLTQGQYEYDGVLSDEPQIRVTKITPAEAVEGYIYPY